One region of Microbacterium sp. M28 genomic DNA includes:
- a CDS encoding ABC-F family ATP-binding cassette domain-containing protein, which yields MAHLLGAEGLHLEYPTKVVFDSITLGIEEGDRIGIVGRNGDGKSSLLAMLAGRKEPDAGRVTMRAGTRVGVLDQADTLDDAHTIAQAVVGDTAEHEWAGDARVRDVIHGLLRDLDWNAPVDALSGGQRRRVALAALLAQDWDIIALDEPTNHLDVEAITWLAAHLKKRWPANAGAFLVVTHDRWFLDEVCTETWEVHDRIVEPFEGGYAAYILQRVERDRMAAASEAKRQNIARKELAWLRRGAPARTSKPKFRIDAANQLIEDVPEIRDTVSLQSLATARLGKDVVDLLDAGVTYPATAASPAREVLRDVEWRIAPGERTGILGVNGAGKSTLLGLVAGTVEPTSGRVKRGKTVQVRTLTQRIDELAQHWNDPVRVVISGLRTDYTFGTGSKSQDLTPGQLLERLGFSTAQLSTPVKDLSGGQQRRLQLLLVLLDQPNVLILDEPTNDMDTDMLAAIEDLLDSWPGTLLVVSHDRYFLERVTDQQYAVLGGYLRHLPGGVDEYLRLRALQDAEPQKPQGASSAPKGLDGAALRTAQKEVSALERRIQKLTDQVDRAKHALAEHDQADYAGLGEKMKAIQAQQDEIEELELRWFELTEQIG from the coding sequence ATGGCACATCTTCTCGGGGCCGAAGGCCTCCACCTCGAATACCCGACCAAGGTCGTCTTCGACTCCATCACCCTCGGCATCGAGGAGGGCGACCGGATCGGCATCGTCGGACGCAACGGCGACGGCAAGTCCTCGCTGCTGGCGATGCTCGCGGGCCGCAAGGAACCGGATGCCGGACGCGTCACGATGCGTGCGGGGACACGGGTCGGCGTGCTCGACCAGGCGGACACGCTCGACGATGCGCACACGATCGCGCAGGCGGTCGTCGGCGACACCGCTGAGCACGAGTGGGCGGGCGACGCCCGCGTCCGCGACGTCATCCACGGTCTGCTGCGCGATCTGGACTGGAACGCGCCGGTCGACGCCCTCAGCGGCGGCCAGCGGCGCCGGGTCGCCCTCGCGGCCCTGCTCGCCCAGGACTGGGACATCATCGCGCTGGACGAGCCGACCAACCACCTCGACGTCGAGGCGATCACCTGGCTCGCCGCCCACCTGAAGAAGCGCTGGCCCGCGAATGCCGGCGCCTTCCTCGTCGTGACCCACGACCGGTGGTTCCTCGACGAGGTGTGCACCGAGACCTGGGAGGTGCACGACCGCATCGTCGAACCGTTCGAAGGCGGGTACGCCGCGTACATCCTGCAGCGCGTCGAGCGCGACCGGATGGCAGCGGCATCCGAGGCCAAGCGCCAGAACATCGCGCGCAAGGAGCTCGCCTGGCTGCGCCGCGGCGCACCGGCCCGCACGAGTAAGCCGAAGTTCCGCATCGATGCCGCCAACCAGCTCATCGAGGACGTCCCGGAGATCCGCGACACCGTCTCGCTGCAGTCGCTGGCCACGGCCCGCCTCGGCAAGGACGTGGTCGACCTGCTGGATGCCGGGGTGACGTACCCCGCGACGGCGGCGTCCCCGGCGCGCGAAGTGCTGCGCGACGTCGAGTGGCGCATCGCGCCGGGGGAGCGCACCGGCATCCTCGGCGTCAACGGCGCAGGCAAGTCGACGCTGCTCGGCCTCGTCGCCGGGACGGTCGAGCCGACCAGCGGGCGGGTCAAGCGCGGCAAGACCGTGCAGGTGCGCACGCTCACGCAGCGCATCGACGAGCTCGCCCAGCACTGGAACGATCCCGTGCGCGTCGTGATCTCGGGGCTGCGCACGGACTACACCTTCGGGACCGGTTCGAAGAGCCAGGATCTGACGCCAGGGCAGCTGCTCGAACGTCTCGGGTTCTCGACCGCGCAGCTCTCCACGCCGGTCAAGGACCTCTCCGGCGGTCAGCAGCGCCGTCTGCAACTGCTGCTCGTCCTGCTCGACCAGCCGAACGTGCTGATCCTGGACGAGCCGACCAACGACATGGACACCGACATGCTCGCGGCCATCGAGGACCTGCTGGACTCGTGGCCTGGGACCCTGCTGGTCGTGAGCCACGACCGGTACTTCCTGGAGCGGGTCACGGACCAGCAGTACGCGGTCCTCGGCGGCTATCTACGGCATCTGCCGGGGGGAGTCGACGAGTACTTGCGGCTGCGGGCGCTGCAGGATGCCGAGCCGCAGAAGCCCCAGGGGGCGTCATCAGCGCCGAAGGGGCTGGACGGCGCAGCGCTGCGCACCGCGCAGAAGGAGGTCTCGGCTCTCGAGCGCCGCATCCAGAAGCTGACGGATCAGGTCGACCGGGCCAAGCACGCCCTCGCCGAGCACGACCAGGCGGACTATGCGGGACTCGGTGAGAAGATGAAGGCGATCCAGGCGCAGCAGGACGAGATCGAAGAACTCGAGCTGCGCTGGTTCGAACTCACCGAGCAGATCGGTTGA
- a CDS encoding sugar-binding protein produces MKRMAVTATALVAAAALALTGCSGERGGGTDEGSGAEETTGFEAGSTIGVALPDKTSENWVLAGQLFKDGLEEAGFKADVQYAPASNTVAEQQNQIQAMVTGGAKVIIIGAKDGKQLATQVQAAKDAGASVIAYDRLIENTEAVDYYVAFDNFKVGELQGTALLEGLAERAGHEAPYNIELFSGSPDDANSKVFFDGAMSVLEPKIEDGTLNVVSGQTEIAQTATEGWLAENAQNRMDTLLTSSYSGDTVLDGVLSPNDTLARAIITSVQQAGKPVPVVTGQDSEVESVKSIMEGIQYSTINKDTTLLVEQSIKMVQQLQGGEEVEVNDTESYDNGEKIVPAYLLDPVIVTQENAAEAYANVPSLLEIVESYQ; encoded by the coding sequence ATGAAGAGAATGGCAGTCACGGCGACAGCGTTGGTCGCCGCAGCAGCGCTCGCCCTCACCGGCTGCTCCGGCGAACGAGGCGGCGGAACCGACGAGGGTTCGGGCGCCGAGGAGACCACGGGCTTCGAGGCCGGCTCCACGATCGGCGTCGCGCTTCCGGACAAGACCAGCGAGAACTGGGTTCTCGCCGGCCAGCTGTTCAAGGACGGACTGGAAGAGGCCGGCTTCAAGGCCGACGTCCAGTACGCCCCGGCCAGCAACACGGTCGCCGAGCAGCAGAACCAGATCCAGGCGATGGTCACCGGCGGCGCCAAGGTCATCATCATCGGCGCGAAGGACGGCAAGCAGCTGGCCACGCAGGTGCAGGCGGCCAAGGACGCCGGCGCTTCCGTGATCGCGTACGACCGTCTGATCGAGAACACCGAGGCCGTCGACTACTACGTCGCGTTCGACAACTTCAAGGTCGGCGAGCTCCAGGGCACGGCCCTCCTCGAGGGTCTCGCCGAGCGCGCCGGTCACGAGGCGCCGTACAACATCGAGCTGTTCTCGGGTTCGCCCGACGACGCCAACTCCAAGGTCTTCTTCGACGGCGCGATGAGCGTCCTCGAGCCGAAGATCGAGGACGGCACGCTCAACGTGGTGTCGGGTCAGACCGAGATCGCTCAGACGGCGACCGAGGGTTGGCTCGCCGAGAACGCGCAGAACCGCATGGACACCCTGCTCACCAGCTCGTACAGCGGTGACACGGTGCTCGACGGCGTCCTGTCGCCGAACGACACGCTGGCCCGCGCCATCATCACCTCCGTGCAGCAGGCCGGCAAGCCTGTTCCGGTCGTGACCGGCCAGGACTCCGAGGTCGAGTCGGTCAAGTCGATCATGGAGGGCATCCAGTACTCCACGATCAACAAGGACACCACGCTGCTCGTCGAGCAGTCGATCAAGATGGTGCAGCAGCTGCAGGGGGGCGAAGAGGTCGAGGTCAACGATACCGAGTCGTACGACAACGGCGAGAAGATCGTCCCGGCCTACCTGCTCGACCCGGTCATCGTCACGCAGGAGAACGCGGCAGAGGCGTACGCCAACGTCCCGAGCCTCCTCGAGATCGTCGAGTCGTACCAGTAA
- the mmsB gene encoding multiple monosaccharide ABC transporter permease: MSTTTTPTPKQGFHFGDIRKMFGGNTSSMRQFGILGSLIVIIALFEILTLLRNPAGATLTPGNLINVVNQYSFILILAIGMVMVIIMGHIDLSVGSVAAFVGIIVAKSMADWNLPWPAAILLGLGVGALVGAWQGFWVAYVGVPAFIVTLAGMLFFRGAQQFIGDAQTIPVPKGFQVIGTGYLPELAVPLDFNVLTMVLALLGVAWLIFWEIRTRRIQHRMGSESAPLWVSITKVVLLSIVVLAAGWMFATGRPGTSFPVPGLILLALVIIYSFITRNTIFGRHIYAVGGNRHAARLSGVKDRWVDFFVMMNMSMMAALAGMIFVARSQASGPNDGTGWELDAIASVFIGGAAVAGGIGTVIGSIIGGLVMAFLNNGLALLGAGADVVAMIKGIVLLFAVGIDVWNKQQGRPSLTGLLTRRRHQKDAPNLTDYPTSAAGTASGKKETPSE, from the coding sequence ATGAGCACCACGACCACCCCGACTCCGAAGCAGGGCTTCCACTTCGGCGACATCAGGAAGATGTTCGGCGGCAACACGTCGTCGATGCGGCAGTTCGGCATCCTCGGCAGCCTGATCGTCATCATCGCGCTGTTCGAGATCCTCACCCTGCTGCGCAACCCGGCCGGTGCGACGCTGACCCCCGGCAACCTCATCAACGTCGTCAACCAGTACTCGTTCATCCTGATCCTCGCGATCGGCATGGTGATGGTCATCATCATGGGGCACATCGACCTGTCGGTCGGTTCCGTCGCCGCGTTCGTCGGCATCATCGTCGCCAAGTCGATGGCTGACTGGAACCTCCCCTGGCCGGCGGCGATCCTCCTCGGCCTCGGCGTCGGTGCACTCGTGGGCGCATGGCAGGGATTCTGGGTCGCGTACGTCGGTGTGCCGGCTTTCATCGTGACGCTGGCGGGAATGCTGTTCTTCCGCGGCGCCCAGCAGTTCATCGGCGACGCACAGACCATCCCGGTCCCCAAGGGCTTCCAGGTCATCGGCACGGGGTACCTGCCCGAACTCGCCGTCCCGCTGGACTTCAACGTGCTCACGATGGTGCTGGCGCTGCTCGGTGTGGCATGGCTCATCTTCTGGGAGATCCGCACACGGCGCATCCAGCACAGGATGGGCTCGGAGAGCGCTCCGCTGTGGGTGAGCATCACCAAGGTCGTGCTGCTCTCGATCGTCGTGCTCGCCGCCGGCTGGATGTTCGCCACCGGACGCCCAGGCACCAGCTTCCCGGTTCCCGGTCTCATCCTGCTCGCGCTGGTCATCATCTACTCGTTCATCACCCGGAACACGATCTTCGGCCGTCACATCTACGCGGTCGGCGGCAACCGTCACGCCGCCCGCCTGTCCGGCGTGAAGGACCGCTGGGTCGACTTCTTCGTCATGATGAACATGTCGATGATGGCGGCCCTGGCCGGCATGATCTTCGTGGCCCGTTCGCAGGCGTCCGGGCCGAACGACGGAACCGGCTGGGAGCTCGACGCGATCGCCAGCGTGTTCATCGGCGGTGCGGCTGTCGCCGGCGGCATCGGCACCGTGATCGGCTCGATCATCGGTGGCCTGGTGATGGCCTTCCTCAACAACGGTCTCGCACTGCTGGGCGCGGGCGCCGACGTCGTCGCGATGATCAAGGGCATCGTGCTGCTGTTCGCCGTCGGCATCGACGTCTGGAACAAGCAGCAGGGCCGCCCGTCGCTCACCGGTCTGCTGACGCGCCGTCGCCACCAGAAGGACGCGCCGAACCTCACCGACTACCCGACCTCCGCCGCGGGCACCGCGAGCGGGAAGAAGGAGACTCCGTCCGAGTGA
- the mmsA gene encoding multiple monosaccharide ABC transporter ATP-binding protein: MRGITKEFPGVKALSDVSITVRAGEIHAICGENGAGKSTLMKVLSGVYPYGTYDGDILLYGEEQRFKDIAASEQAGIAIIHQELALIPELSITENIFLGNEIAHFGAIDWQKAKTRATELLARVGLDEDPDIAIKHLGVGKQQLIEIAKALNKDVKLLILDEPTAALNENDSQHLLGLILGLKAKGIASIMISHKLNEIEQIADEITIIRDGRTVETLDISRGEINEDRIIRGMVGRSLESRYPDRTPEIGEVLFEVKDWWVQHPTVSERMVVKGSSLNVRRGEVVGIAGLMGAGRTEFAMSIFGRSYGTFLSGQLYKDGQEIELPDVSSAIRHGLAYVSEDRKVLGLNLLDTIKRAVVSAKLSKISRRGVVDDREEYAVAERYRKALRIKTPTVEEGVGKLSGGNQQKVVLAKWMFTDPDLLILDEPTRGIDVGAKYEIYSIINELAAAGKGVIVISSELPELMGISDRIYTIFEGRVTDCIPSDQATPEALMRSMTSTNQKANA, from the coding sequence ATGCGTGGCATCACCAAGGAGTTCCCCGGCGTCAAGGCACTGTCCGATGTCTCCATCACCGTGCGAGCCGGCGAGATCCACGCGATCTGCGGTGAGAACGGCGCAGGCAAGTCGACCCTGATGAAGGTCCTCTCGGGTGTCTACCCGTACGGGACCTACGACGGCGACATCCTGCTGTACGGCGAGGAGCAGCGATTCAAGGACATCGCCGCCAGCGAGCAGGCCGGCATCGCGATCATCCACCAGGAGCTCGCGCTGATCCCCGAACTGTCGATCACCGAGAACATCTTCCTCGGCAACGAGATCGCGCACTTCGGCGCCATCGACTGGCAGAAGGCGAAGACCCGAGCCACCGAGCTGCTGGCGCGCGTGGGCCTCGACGAGGACCCCGACATCGCGATCAAGCACCTGGGTGTGGGTAAACAGCAGCTCATCGAGATCGCCAAGGCGCTCAACAAGGACGTCAAGCTGCTCATCCTCGACGAGCCGACGGCTGCGCTGAACGAGAACGATTCGCAGCACCTGCTCGGCCTCATCCTGGGCCTGAAGGCCAAGGGGATCGCCTCGATCATGATCAGCCACAAGCTGAACGAGATCGAGCAGATCGCCGACGAGATCACGATCATCCGCGACGGCCGCACCGTCGAGACGCTCGACATCAGCCGCGGTGAGATCAACGAGGACCGCATCATCCGCGGGATGGTCGGCCGCTCGCTCGAGAGCCGCTACCCGGATCGCACGCCCGAGATCGGCGAGGTCCTCTTCGAGGTCAAGGACTGGTGGGTCCAGCATCCGACCGTCTCGGAGCGCATGGTCGTCAAGGGCTCGAGCCTGAACGTGCGCCGCGGTGAGGTCGTCGGCATCGCCGGTCTCATGGGCGCAGGGCGCACCGAGTTCGCGATGAGCATCTTCGGTCGCTCCTACGGCACGTTCCTCAGCGGCCAGCTGTACAAGGACGGCCAGGAGATCGAGCTCCCCGACGTCTCGTCGGCGATCCGGCACGGTCTCGCGTACGTCAGCGAGGACCGCAAGGTGCTCGGGCTCAACCTCCTCGACACGATCAAGCGCGCCGTCGTCTCGGCGAAGCTGTCGAAGATCTCCCGTCGCGGCGTCGTCGACGACCGCGAGGAGTACGCGGTCGCCGAGCGCTACCGCAAGGCGCTGCGCATCAAGACCCCGACGGTCGAGGAGGGCGTCGGCAAGCTCTCCGGCGGCAACCAGCAGAAGGTCGTGCTGGCGAAGTGGATGTTCACCGACCCCGATCTGCTGATCCTCGACGAGCCGACGCGCGGTATCGACGTCGGCGCGAAGTACGAGATCTACTCGATCATCAACGAGCTCGCCGCCGCCGGCAAGGGCGTGATCGTCATCTCCAGCGAGCTGCCCGAGCTGATGGGCATCTCCGACCGCATCTACACCATCTTCGAGGGACGCGTCACCGACTGCATCCCGAGCGACCAGGCGACCCCGGAGGCGCTCATGCGCAGCATGACCTCCACGAATCAGAAGGCGAACGCATGA
- a CDS encoding LacI family DNA-binding transcriptional regulator, whose product MAASGERARVPSIRDVARLAGVSHQTVSRVLNDHPSIRPETKKRVQDAIAVLDYRPNLAARALVTSTTTTIGILSATIGEFGPTSSIAGIEDAARAEGYSVSTVNLPTTSPEAIGEAIRQLGREQVSGIVALAPQVRVFNVLRGMAVGVPLVSLQTASGSDGFTHSADQVAGARSVTEHLIAQGHVDILHLAGPQDWIEAESRMRGYLEALREADLPTIPPIRGDWTADFGYFAGTELARRRDFTAVFAANDLMAIGLMHGFRDAGLDVPRDVSVVGFDDIPVAAHVWPPLTTVHQDFPELGRRAVGILLAEIRREPAPQFGPVEPLLRIRSSSASR is encoded by the coding sequence ATGGCGGCCTCCGGCGAGCGAGCACGCGTCCCCAGCATCCGCGACGTCGCGCGGTTGGCCGGCGTCTCGCATCAGACCGTCTCCCGGGTGCTGAACGACCATCCGAGCATCCGCCCGGAGACCAAGAAGCGCGTCCAGGACGCGATCGCGGTCCTCGACTACCGGCCCAACCTCGCCGCCCGTGCGCTGGTCACCAGCACGACGACGACCATCGGCATCCTCTCGGCGACGATCGGCGAATTCGGGCCGACCTCGTCGATCGCCGGAATCGAGGATGCCGCGCGGGCGGAGGGGTATTCGGTCAGCACCGTCAACCTGCCGACCACCTCACCGGAGGCCATCGGCGAGGCGATCAGGCAGCTCGGCCGCGAACAGGTCAGCGGAATCGTCGCGCTCGCGCCGCAGGTGCGCGTGTTCAACGTGCTGCGGGGCATGGCCGTGGGCGTGCCGCTGGTCAGTCTGCAGACGGCATCGGGGTCCGACGGGTTCACGCACTCCGCCGACCAGGTGGCCGGTGCGCGCTCGGTCACCGAGCACCTCATCGCGCAGGGGCACGTCGACATCCTGCATCTCGCCGGTCCGCAGGACTGGATCGAAGCGGAGTCGAGGATGCGTGGCTACCTCGAGGCGCTGCGTGAGGCGGACCTGCCGACGATCCCTCCGATCCGCGGCGACTGGACGGCGGACTTCGGATACTTCGCCGGTACGGAACTCGCGCGCCGCCGCGATTTCACGGCGGTCTTCGCGGCGAACGATCTGATGGCCATCGGTCTCATGCACGGCTTCCGCGATGCCGGACTCGATGTGCCGCGCGATGTCAGCGTCGTCGGATTCGACGACATCCCCGTCGCCGCTCACGTCTGGCCGCCCTTGACGACGGTCCACCAGGACTTCCCCGAACTCGGTCGGAGAGCGGTCGGCATCCTGCTCGCCGAGATCCGCAGAGAACCCGCGCCGCAGTTCGGTCCGGTCGAGCCGCTGCTGCGCATCCGATCGTCCAGCGCATCTCGTTAG
- a CDS encoding ROK family protein: MTPRRTAAPPEFPTSSVVARPAARTTNEDVRQQNLAAVLQLVHGAGATSRSEIGASTGLNRSTVTGLVQELLDLQLVCETAVKPTGRVGRPSLGVAAEDRVVALSVTADPLAVSVALVGLGGAVHSRVRHDLARPPSPRRFAQVAASLVAGMRADIDRHYRLIGAGVAVPGLVDHGGTVVLSPSLGWRREHMAHRLTDALGMEVTVGNDASVGAMAETRFGIGRGIDNVLYLSGSMNGIGGGLVLDGALLRGTSGFAGEFGHTVVNTSGALCSCGRRGCLQVEVHPAKVLALLGRRGLDEDELDIELGLVRDPVILAEVARQVDVLSVALTNFVNAFAPEMVVLSGYLGVLLATSRERLSAAVRIHPVGAEGRTVRLERAHMRSHLMQIAPAELAFEPLLNDPVARAPRF, encoded by the coding sequence ATGACCCCGAGACGCACAGCCGCGCCGCCCGAGTTCCCGACCTCCTCGGTCGTGGCGCGTCCGGCCGCGCGCACGACGAACGAGGACGTGCGCCAGCAGAATCTTGCCGCCGTGCTGCAGCTGGTGCACGGGGCTGGGGCCACCTCGCGTTCCGAGATCGGGGCGTCGACGGGGCTGAACCGGTCCACCGTCACAGGGCTCGTGCAGGAGCTGCTGGACCTGCAGCTGGTCTGCGAGACCGCGGTCAAGCCGACGGGTCGTGTCGGGCGGCCGTCGTTGGGTGTCGCCGCCGAGGATCGCGTCGTGGCGCTCAGCGTGACGGCGGATCCGCTCGCGGTGTCGGTGGCGCTGGTCGGCCTGGGCGGCGCTGTCCATTCCCGCGTCCGCCACGATCTCGCGCGGCCGCCGAGCCCTCGCCGCTTCGCCCAGGTCGCCGCCTCCCTCGTCGCCGGAATGCGCGCCGACATCGATCGTCACTACCGACTGATCGGCGCAGGCGTCGCCGTGCCAGGACTCGTCGATCACGGCGGCACGGTGGTGCTGTCGCCCTCGCTGGGCTGGCGGCGCGAGCACATGGCGCACCGCCTCACGGACGCGCTCGGCATGGAGGTGACCGTGGGCAACGACGCCAGCGTCGGCGCCATGGCGGAGACGCGGTTCGGCATCGGCCGAGGCATCGACAACGTCCTGTACCTCAGCGGGTCGATGAACGGCATCGGGGGAGGCCTGGTCCTCGACGGCGCGCTGCTGCGCGGCACATCCGGATTCGCCGGCGAGTTCGGCCACACCGTCGTGAACACGTCCGGAGCCCTCTGCTCGTGCGGACGTCGCGGGTGCCTCCAGGTCGAGGTCCACCCCGCCAAGGTGCTGGCGCTGCTGGGGCGGCGCGGGCTGGACGAGGACGAACTCGACATCGAACTCGGGCTCGTCCGGGACCCGGTGATCCTGGCAGAGGTCGCCAGGCAGGTCGATGTGCTGTCGGTAGCGCTCACCAACTTCGTCAACGCGTTCGCCCCCGAGATGGTCGTGCTCTCCGGCTATCTCGGCGTCCTGCTCGCGACGAGTCGGGAGCGGCTGTCGGCGGCGGTGCGGATACACCCTGTCGGGGCGGAGGGACGTACGGTGCGCCTCGAGCGCGCGCACATGCGCTCGCACCTGATGCAGATCGCACCGGCCGAACTGGCGTTCGAGCCGTTGCTGAACGACCCGGTCGCCCGCGCGCCACGGTTCTAG
- a CDS encoding ATP-binding cassette domain-containing protein, whose amino-acid sequence MPEQILRMTGVTKRFRGVMALKDVHLELQRGEVHAICGENGAGKSTLMEILSGVHPHGSFAGDVVFEGREMRFRSLADSEAEGIVIIHQELAVVPQLTVAENIFLGHEVSRFGLVDEAATHARAAELLASVGLDENPATRMGELGIGKQQMVEIAKALAKNVKLLILDEPTAALGREDSDRLLALVDRFRSHGITCVLISHKLREVLGVADRITVLRDGAVVETMRADDPETDEGRIIRAMVGRPLDDLFPPREPDIGDEMFGIRNWTVVHPHDPGRVIIDDVSMHVRAGEIVGIAGLMGAGRTELAMSIFGRSYGGETTGEAFKRGERIELRTIREAIGHGIAYVPEDRRDDGLNLLASVQSNISAAALGRLATRGLVDEVRERKVAEAYRYKMNIKTSSVAAITATLSGGNQQKTVLSRWMFTNPDVLILDEPTRGIDVGAKYEIYGLINELAAQGKAIIVISSELPEVIGLSDRVYTLAHGRITAEFVRDDLTQELLMRHMAAEKS is encoded by the coding sequence ATGCCCGAGCAGATCCTGCGCATGACGGGCGTGACCAAGCGGTTCCGCGGTGTGATGGCGCTGAAGGACGTGCACCTCGAGCTGCAGCGCGGCGAGGTGCACGCGATCTGTGGCGAGAACGGCGCGGGCAAATCCACGCTCATGGAGATCCTCAGCGGCGTGCACCCGCACGGCAGTTTCGCCGGCGACGTCGTGTTCGAAGGGCGGGAGATGCGCTTCCGCTCGCTGGCGGACAGCGAGGCCGAGGGCATCGTCATCATCCATCAGGAACTGGCGGTCGTCCCGCAGCTCACGGTCGCTGAGAACATCTTCCTCGGGCATGAGGTCAGCCGGTTCGGACTCGTCGACGAGGCGGCGACGCACGCGCGCGCCGCCGAGCTCCTGGCGAGCGTCGGCCTCGACGAGAATCCCGCGACGCGGATGGGCGAGCTGGGCATCGGCAAGCAGCAGATGGTCGAGATCGCCAAGGCGCTCGCCAAGAACGTGAAGCTGCTGATCCTGGACGAGCCGACCGCCGCGCTCGGGCGCGAGGATTCCGACCGGCTGCTGGCCCTCGTCGATCGATTCCGGTCGCACGGAATCACGTGCGTGCTCATCTCGCACAAGCTGCGCGAGGTCCTCGGGGTCGCCGACCGCATCACCGTGCTCCGTGACGGCGCGGTGGTCGAGACGATGCGGGCGGACGATCCGGAGACCGATGAGGGGCGCATCATCCGGGCCATGGTCGGTCGTCCGCTGGACGACCTGTTCCCCCCGCGCGAACCCGACATCGGAGACGAGATGTTCGGCATCCGGAACTGGACCGTCGTCCATCCGCACGATCCGGGGCGTGTGATCATCGATGACGTGAGCATGCACGTGAGGGCCGGCGAGATCGTGGGGATCGCCGGCCTCATGGGCGCAGGACGCACCGAACTCGCGATGAGCATCTTCGGCCGTTCGTACGGCGGCGAGACCACCGGCGAGGCGTTCAAGCGCGGCGAGCGGATCGAGCTGCGCACAATCCGCGAGGCCATAGGCCACGGCATCGCGTATGTGCCGGAGGACAGGCGCGACGATGGACTGAACCTGCTCGCCTCCGTGCAGTCGAACATCTCGGCGGCTGCGCTGGGCAGACTGGCCACGCGCGGCCTCGTGGACGAGGTGCGCGAGCGCAAGGTGGCGGAGGCCTATCGCTACAAGATGAACATCAAGACGTCCAGCGTGGCCGCCATCACGGCGACGCTGTCCGGCGGGAATCAGCAGAAGACGGTCCTGTCCAGGTGGATGTTCACCAATCCGGACGTCCTGATCCTCGACGAACCGACGCGCGGCATCGACGTCGGCGCGAAGTACGAGATCTACGGGCTGATCAACGAACTGGCCGCGCAGGGCAAGGCGATCATCGTCATCTCCTCCGAGCTGCCGGAGGTGATCGGACTCTCCGACCGGGTCTACACGCTCGCCCACGGTCGCATCACGGCGGAATTCGTCAGGGACGACCTCACACAGGAGCTGCTCATGCGTCACATGGCGGCTGAGAAGTCATGA
- the chvE gene encoding multiple monosaccharide ABC transporter substrate-binding protein: MRRNVLRTVAATGAIVFAFGLAACSNGAAPESEGGAEAEDITVGVAMPTETSERWIADGDAVKSQLEEAGYEVDLQFANDDIPRQQQQLDQMITNGADILIVASIDGTALATQLENAASKGIPVIAYDRLINGTKDVDFYVTFDNYTVGVQQAQSLLRGLGFLDENNEETDATEPKAIELFAGSPDDNNTKFFYQGAIDTLQPYFDDGRITVPSGQIDMDTVSTLRWDQATAQKRMEDLLTSTYDGGAKPLDGVLAPYDGISRGIITALENAGYGSTIADGLPIVSGQDAEIASVKMIADGVQFATIFKDTRKLATQAVAAADAFAKGEEPEANDTETYDNGEKIVPSYLLESDIVVADNITSLLVDSGYWTEEEVAAGVAD, from the coding sequence ATGAGAAGAAACGTCCTGCGCACAGTGGCGGCCACGGGTGCCATCGTCTTCGCCTTCGGGCTCGCGGCGTGCTCGAACGGTGCTGCTCCCGAATCCGAGGGCGGCGCCGAGGCCGAGGACATCACCGTCGGCGTCGCGATGCCGACCGAGACGTCCGAGCGATGGATCGCGGACGGCGATGCGGTCAAGTCGCAGCTCGAGGAGGCCGGGTACGAGGTCGACCTGCAGTTCGCGAACGACGACATCCCCCGCCAGCAGCAGCAGCTCGACCAGATGATCACGAACGGCGCCGACATCCTCATCGTCGCCTCGATCGACGGCACGGCTCTGGCGACACAGTTGGAGAACGCCGCGAGCAAGGGCATTCCGGTGATCGCCTACGACCGACTGATCAACGGCACCAAGGACGTGGACTTCTACGTCACGTTCGACAACTACACCGTCGGCGTCCAGCAGGCGCAGTCCCTGCTGCGCGGGCTCGGCTTCCTCGATGAGAACAACGAGGAGACCGACGCGACCGAGCCGAAGGCGATCGAGCTGTTCGCCGGGTCCCCCGACGACAACAACACGAAGTTCTTCTACCAGGGCGCGATCGACACCCTGCAGCCGTACTTCGACGACGGTCGCATCACGGTGCCGTCCGGCCAGATCGACATGGACACCGTCTCGACGCTGCGTTGGGACCAGGCCACGGCGCAGAAGCGCATGGAAGACCTCCTCACCAGCACCTACGACGGCGGCGCCAAGCCGCTCGACGGCGTCCTGGCCCCCTACGACGGCATCTCCCGCGGCATCATCACGGCCCTGGAGAACGCCGGCTACGGATCGACCATCGCCGATGGACTGCCGATCGTGAGCGGTCAGGACGCCGAGATCGCCTCCGTGAAGATGATCGCGGACGGCGTCCAGTTCGCCACGATCTTCAAGGACACGCGCAAGCTCGCTACCCAGGCCGTCGCGGCCGCTGACGCCTTCGCGAAGGGCGAGGAGCCCGAGGCGAACGATACCGAGACGTACGACAACGGCGAGAAGATCGTGCCGTCCTACCTGCTCGAGTCGGACATCGTCGTGGCGGACAACATCACCTCGCTGCTGGTCGACTCCGGCTACTGGACCGAGGAAGAGGTCGCCGCGGGCGTCGCTGACTGA